In Calidithermus timidus DSM 17022, the following are encoded in one genomic region:
- a CDS encoding ABC transporter substrate-binding protein encodes MRRVVMLFVFLLALPALAQRPTEIVFWHTAGPPAQELFEGFIKEFNAQQKDYRITYRYVGDYREGGIKLLAALRSGGAPNLFHGEISFLGRIVQEGLGVALDGYLTGIPGDFYPGFLETGKVRGQTYGLPIGLSVPVFFYNADQFGAKGLKAPTSWEEVASAAQKLTSRAAKGYIVSSDIYSFNVLVMSRGGSLVSKDGKPNFTDAKVVESLEYLQDLVKKGVAQSRNIAEAQFSVADFLRTKAFMGVAPITIWPLIEDRAPIPFKLGVTAVPREAGGKVPLAGGVLIPFKGVSPEQVRGIVAFWKYLMEPENIAKWVKATYYMPMRRAAQPLLEDWYKADPRRRVAFSQVENADVWLQDPEFVLWYSFLEDALERALKGGIGAKAALEEAQRKAMQVERK; translated from the coding sequence ATGCGTCGTGTTGTGATGCTGTTTGTGTTTTTGCTGGCTTTGCCGGCCTTAGCCCAGCGCCCCACCGAGATCGTCTTCTGGCATACGGCGGGTCCGCCCGCCCAGGAACTTTTCGAGGGCTTCATCAAGGAGTTCAACGCCCAGCAGAAGGACTATCGCATCACCTACCGCTACGTGGGTGACTACCGCGAGGGTGGGATCAAGCTGCTGGCTGCGCTGCGCTCGGGTGGAGCCCCCAACCTCTTCCACGGGGAGATTTCCTTCCTGGGCCGCATCGTGCAGGAGGGACTGGGGGTAGCGCTGGACGGCTACCTCACGGGGATTCCAGGCGACTTCTATCCGGGCTTCCTCGAGACCGGCAAGGTACGGGGTCAGACCTATGGCCTGCCCATCGGCTTGTCGGTGCCGGTGTTTTTCTACAACGCCGACCAGTTCGGCGCTAAGGGCCTCAAGGCTCCGACGAGCTGGGAGGAGGTGGCCAGCGCAGCCCAGAAACTCACCAGCCGGGCCGCCAAGGGGTACATCGTCTCCTCTGACATCTACAGCTTCAACGTGCTGGTGATGAGCCGGGGCGGGAGCCTGGTGAGCAAGGACGGCAAGCCCAACTTCACCGACGCCAAGGTGGTAGAATCGCTGGAGTACCTCCAGGACTTGGTAAAGAAGGGCGTCGCCCAGAGCCGCAACATCGCCGAGGCCCAGTTCTCGGTGGCCGATTTCCTGCGCACCAAGGCCTTCATGGGCGTCGCCCCCATCACCATCTGGCCCCTCATCGAAGACCGCGCTCCCATCCCCTTCAAGCTCGGCGTCACGGCGGTGCCCCGCGAGGCCGGTGGCAAGGTGCCCCTGGCCGGGGGCGTGCTGATCCCCTTCAAGGGGGTTTCCCCCGAGCAGGTCAGGGGTATCGTGGCCTTTTGGAAGTACCTGATGGAGCCGGAGAACATCGCCAAGTGGGTCAAGGCCACCTACTACATGCCCATGCGCCGTGCAGCCCAGCCGCTGCTGGAGGACTGGTACAAAGCCGATCCTCGCCGCCGGGTGGCCTTCTCCCAGGTCGAGAACGCCGACGTGTGGCTGCAGGACCCTGAGTTCGTGCTTTGGTACAGCTTCCTCGAGGACGCCCTCGAGCGGGCCCTCAAGGGGGGGATCGGCGCCAAAGCCGCGCTCGAGGAGGCGCAGCGTAAGGCGATGCAGGTGGAGCGGAAGTAA
- a CDS encoding carbohydrate kinase family protein: MRFFVLGDVSVDLIYFLERIPEPGEEVPSQRALMKPGGAGATLAAQLASLGHRVYLAGRVGKDPFRQLALSELERVGVDLRHLQEDPERQTSSVLILVVPGGERSMISAGGASRYLDAAEFKSKHLDQVDALVLSAYALVGGPQREYAVKALDTARKRGLPIFVDLGTGAVRSVGKPLLEYVRGVPYITMNQQELLALTQTDSISEGVEALKGYGLENVVIKVGALGSIVVTAKQQELVEPFPVENVVDTTGSGDAFTAAFAHAVMEGRDLVTAARLGNLAGALAATAVGAQGQLVTLQDLLQTKSLFDG, encoded by the coding sequence ATGCGTTTTTTTGTTTTAGGGGACGTCTCCGTAGATCTGATCTACTTTCTCGAACGAATTCCTGAACCCGGCGAGGAGGTGCCCTCGCAGCGGGCTCTGATGAAACCCGGCGGAGCCGGGGCAACGCTGGCGGCGCAGCTGGCCAGCCTGGGGCACAGGGTATACCTGGCCGGGCGGGTGGGCAAAGACCCCTTTCGCCAACTAGCCCTGAGCGAGCTCGAGCGCGTCGGGGTGGACCTGCGCCACTTGCAAGAAGACCCCGAGCGGCAGACCTCGAGCGTGCTGATCCTGGTGGTGCCCGGTGGCGAGCGCTCGATGATCTCGGCGGGCGGGGCCAGCCGCTACCTCGACGCCGCCGAGTTCAAGAGCAAGCACCTGGACCAGGTAGACGCCCTGGTGCTCTCGGCTTACGCCCTGGTGGGCGGCCCCCAGCGGGAATACGCCGTCAAGGCGCTGGATACTGCCCGCAAGCGAGGGCTGCCCATCTTCGTAGACCTCGGCACGGGTGCGGTGCGTTCGGTGGGAAAGCCGCTGCTGGAGTACGTGCGTGGCGTACCCTACATCACCATGAACCAACAGGAACTCTTGGCCCTCACCCAGACCGACTCCATCAGCGAGGGGGTCGAAGCCCTCAAGGGCTATGGCCTCGAGAACGTGGTGATCAAGGTAGGTGCTCTGGGCTCGATCGTGGTCACTGCCAAGCAGCAAGAACTCGTCGAACCCTTCCCGGTGGAGAACGTCGTGGACACTACCGGGTCCGGTGATGCCTTCACCGCCGCCTTCGCCCACGCGGTGATGGAAGGCCGGGATCTGGTCACGGCGGCGCGGCTGGGCAACCTGGCCGGAGCGCTGGCCGCGACCGCGGTGGGCGCGCAAGGACAGCTGGTGACGCTGCAAGACTTGTTGCAGACGAAGTCGCTCTTCGATGGCTGA
- the hisH gene encoding imidazole glycerol phosphate synthase subunit HisH encodes MKTLLIDYGSGNLRSAAKALEATGYAVRVSSDPAEAKKADLLVLPGQGHFGQVMRSFRASGFEGVVREHIASGKPFLGICVGMQILFEGSEEAPEVAGLGLVPGVLARFRARRVPQMGWNTVEYQGLFQALSGRYFYFVHSYYAPLVEGSVGITDYEGTRFTAVYARDNLVAPQFHPEKSGDSGLSLLRAIQEYFGRL; translated from the coding sequence ATGAAGACCCTGCTCATCGACTACGGCTCGGGCAATCTGCGCAGCGCAGCCAAGGCGCTCGAGGCCACCGGTTACGCGGTGCGGGTTTCCTCCGACCCCGCCGAGGCCAAAAAAGCCGACCTGCTGGTGCTGCCCGGCCAGGGCCACTTCGGCCAGGTCATGCGCTCGTTCCGGGCCTCGGGTTTCGAGGGCGTGGTGCGTGAGCATATCGCCAGCGGGAAGCCCTTTTTGGGCATCTGCGTGGGGATGCAAATCCTCTTCGAAGGCTCCGAGGAGGCCCCTGAGGTGGCCGGCTTAGGGCTGGTGCCGGGGGTTTTGGCCCGCTTCAGGGCACGCCGCGTGCCCCAGATGGGTTGGAACACGGTCGAATACCAGGGCCTTTTCCAGGCGCTGTCGGGGCGCTATTTCTATTTCGTACACTCCTACTACGCGCCCCTCGTCGAGGGTAGCGTGGGCATCACCGACTATGAAGGAACCCGCTTTACGGCGGTGTACGCCAGGGACAACCTGGTAGCACCCCAGTTCCACCCTGAAAAGAGCGGCGACAGCGGCTTGAGCCTGCTGCGGGCCATCCAGGAGTACTTCGGGAGGCTTTGA
- a CDS encoding pyridoxal phosphate-dependent aminotransferase: MNAFKPHLRGLPSYPYKKVEARIKLDQNESPLDLPPALKRRALERLAALPWNRYPELHAEEVRVRLAEWLEWPFEGIVMSPGSNLIIQGLAQAGNRVLDTAPAFPHYAFSAQIAATPYRAVRLGERFGLPLEELLEAMEGEPGVLFLPLPHAPTGTLFAQAEVEALAEQAARRDWLLVLDEAYHQFSGTDYRSLARANPNVALLRTFSKAWGLGGIRAGYLLASPEVAAVLQNLIPPFGLPAHTAAILLTVLEQPAYALERAQAIVRERERVYQALLEHPTWEVYPSHTNFLLVRTPDAAAAFAGLLGRGVLVRRQDHYAGLEGFLRVSVGTPAENDAFLEAAFALAEVGHA; the protein is encoded by the coding sequence GTGAATGCCTTCAAGCCGCACCTGCGCGGCCTGCCCAGCTACCCTTACAAGAAGGTGGAAGCCCGCATCAAGCTCGACCAGAACGAGAGCCCCCTCGACCTTCCCCCAGCCCTCAAGCGGCGGGCGCTCGAGCGGCTGGCGGCCTTGCCCTGGAACCGCTACCCCGAGCTGCACGCCGAGGAGGTGCGGGTGAGGCTGGCCGAGTGGCTGGAGTGGCCCTTCGAAGGCATCGTGATGAGCCCTGGTTCCAACTTGATCATCCAGGGCCTGGCTCAGGCGGGTAATCGTGTTCTGGACACGGCTCCGGCTTTCCCGCACTATGCTTTTTCCGCGCAGATCGCCGCGACGCCCTACCGTGCCGTGCGGCTGGGTGAGCGCTTCGGGCTGCCGTTGGAGGAGCTGCTGGAGGCCATGGAAGGGGAGCCCGGCGTGCTGTTTTTGCCGCTGCCCCACGCGCCTACCGGCACCCTCTTCGCCCAAGCCGAGGTGGAGGCGCTGGCCGAGCAGGCCGCCCGGAGGGATTGGCTGCTGGTGCTCGACGAAGCCTATCACCAGTTCTCCGGCACCGACTATCGTTCTTTGGCCAGGGCCAACCCCAACGTGGCCCTGCTGCGCACCTTCTCCAAGGCTTGGGGGTTGGGGGGCATCCGCGCTGGGTACTTGCTGGCCTCGCCGGAGGTGGCGGCAGTGCTGCAGAACCTGATCCCACCCTTCGGTCTGCCCGCCCATACCGCCGCCATCCTGCTCACCGTGCTCGAGCAGCCCGCTTACGCCCTCGAGCGCGCCCAGGCTATCGTGCGCGAGCGCGAGCGCGTGTACCAAGCCCTGCTCGAGCACCCCACCTGGGAGGTCTACCCCAGCCACACCAACTTCCTGCTCGTCCGCACCCCGGACGCTGCCGCGGCCTTCGCGGGGCTGCTGGGGCGCGGGGTGTTGGTGCGGCGGCAGGACCATTACGCCGGGCTCGAGGGCTTTCTGCGGGTGAGCGTGGGTACGCCCGCCGAGAACGACGCCTTTTTGGAAGCCGCCTTTGCCCTGGCCGAGGTGGGGCATGCGTAG
- a CDS encoding enolase C-terminal domain-like protein has product MPSIDAIRARPFRIPLRGRLRWGKTSEMEAMEHVLLEVTLSDGSVGRAEIPPRPTIYGETQATVLAALEYLAPRLLGLEVEDAEAIQAVLRSFPGHLTTKGGLDIALWEAWAHSQGQELWQALEPHHSRVRVSYILGIAEPEEMLRDAETVWEAGVRVFKVKVGRDLEGDLRRLELLKEHFPEADLYADANETLEPESGERYLKAWAAAGLSYVEEPLPVEEVRARKALRERRWLRFIADDSCFTPRDLRRELQLDTFDILNVKPARSGYTQSLAMMGLAQQAGKGVMVGSQALSSFGTYHSALLAFLEPVTEPCELAFHLKAQGSFLEFPPLREGWLHWEDLRACRFEPEAFEGYAL; this is encoded by the coding sequence ATGCCCAGCATTGACGCCATCCGAGCCCGACCCTTCCGCATCCCTTTGCGCGGGAGGCTGCGCTGGGGCAAGACCAGCGAGATGGAGGCTATGGAGCACGTGCTGCTGGAGGTCACCCTCTCCGACGGCTCGGTAGGCCGGGCGGAAATCCCGCCGCGCCCTACCATCTACGGCGAAACCCAGGCCACCGTGCTGGCCGCGCTGGAGTACCTCGCCCCCCGGCTGTTGGGCCTGGAGGTGGAGGACGCCGAGGCCATCCAGGCGGTGCTGCGGAGCTTTCCCGGCCACCTCACCACCAAGGGCGGGCTGGACATCGCGCTGTGGGAGGCCTGGGCTCACTCGCAGGGCCAGGAGCTGTGGCAGGCCCTCGAGCCCCACCATTCCCGAGTGCGGGTGAGCTACATCCTGGGCATCGCCGAACCCGAGGAGATGCTGCGCGATGCCGAGACGGTCTGGGAGGCGGGGGTGCGGGTGTTCAAGGTCAAGGTCGGGCGCGACCTCGAGGGTGACCTCAGGCGCCTGGAGCTGCTCAAGGAGCACTTCCCCGAAGCCGATCTCTACGCCGACGCCAACGAAACCCTCGAGCCCGAGAGCGGCGAGCGCTACCTCAAGGCCTGGGCCGCCGCCGGGCTGTCGTACGTGGAGGAACCCCTGCCCGTCGAGGAGGTCAGGGCCCGCAAGGCCCTGCGCGAGAGGCGCTGGCTGCGCTTCATCGCCGACGACTCCTGCTTCACCCCCCGCGACCTGCGCCGCGAGCTGCAACTCGACACCTTCGACATCCTCAACGTCAAGCCCGCCCGCAGCGGCTACACCCAGAGCCTGGCCATGATGGGCCTGGCCCAGCAAGCGGGCAAGGGGGTGATGGTGGGCTCGCAGGCACTGTCGAGCTTCGGCACCTACCACAGCGCGCTGCTGGCTTTCCTCGAGCCCGTGACCGAGCCCTGCGAGCTGGCCTTCCACCTCAAGGCCCAGGGCAGCTTCCTGGAGTTCCCTCCTCTGCGCGAGGGCTGGCTACACTGGGAAGACCTCCGGGCCTGCCGCTTCGAGCCTGAAGCCTTCGAGGGGT
- a CDS encoding AAA family ATPase yields MHHPLFLPSEAAPAGARPLPELPLLVLVGLTGVGKSSLLEALAYPTLPDRREVVDRYVLPLFGVEGKTLDRAERFALTRRFRQTHPGGVAEALSQARTLPTWPLLFDGLRGEAEVAYALEHLPLAHFVVLEARDLTRLSRLLGRGDHFDRVKLDSADEGELRATAQGVFSAEELEQALGWGFPAQELLTKLKIVVEERKNYDPEGPRRLLEGHPRALFLDTEALSVAEEARQIEEFVGRIHAQH; encoded by the coding sequence ATGCACCACCCACTCTTCCTCCCCTCCGAAGCCGCTCCCGCCGGGGCCAGACCCCTCCCCGAGCTACCCCTGCTGGTGCTGGTGGGCCTCACCGGCGTGGGCAAGAGCAGCCTGCTCGAGGCCCTGGCCTACCCCACCCTGCCCGACCGGCGCGAGGTGGTCGATCGCTACGTGCTGCCGCTGTTCGGGGTCGAGGGCAAAACCCTCGACCGCGCCGAACGCTTCGCCCTGACCCGGCGCTTCCGCCAGACGCACCCCGGCGGGGTGGCCGAGGCCCTGAGCCAAGCCCGCACCCTGCCCACCTGGCCGCTGCTCTTCGACGGCCTGCGGGGGGAAGCCGAGGTGGCCTATGCGCTAGAGCACCTCCCCCTGGCCCACTTCGTGGTGCTCGAGGCCCGCGACCTGACCCGCCTCTCGCGCCTGCTGGGACGCGGAGACCACTTCGACCGGGTGAAGCTGGACTCCGCCGACGAGGGCGAGCTTCGCGCCACAGCTCAGGGGGTGTTCTCGGCGGAGGAGCTCGAGCAGGCCCTGGGGTGGGGGTTCCCCGCCCAGGAGTTGCTGACCAAGCTCAAGATCGTGGTCGAGGAGCGCAAGAACTACGACCCCGAGGGGCCCCGGCGCTTACTGGAGGGCCACCCCCGTGCTCTCTTCCTCGACACCGAGGCCCTGAGCGTCGCGGAGGAAGCGCGGCAGATCGAGGAGTTCGTAGGGAGGATCCATGCCCAGCATTGA
- a CDS encoding dienelactone hydrolase family protein yields the protein MESGRQDLYRYVVEEFAEDYREGELERREFLRRMVLLGGGVGGAQALLGSLGMAASPAELAQAQEVVAQATPPQGQPLVDPNDPAIEAEMIEYQARGFTHMAYRVRPKGVTAAPGILVIHENRGLQPHIQDVARRVAKAGYIALAPDLVSRIGGTARITDTAQISSFLAQTSGDEHVANLLEALKVLKATPGVQADRLGVVGFCFGGGLTWRLATEAPELKAAVPFYGPAPDLAKVPGIKAAVLGIYGGNDTRINAGIPALEEALKKANIRYQIKIYEGANHAFHNDTGANYKKDAAEDAWRMTLEWFKTYL from the coding sequence ATGGAATCGGGACGTCAGGACCTGTACCGCTACGTCGTCGAGGAATTTGCCGAGGATTACCGTGAAGGCGAACTCGAGCGCCGGGAGTTCCTGCGCCGCATGGTGCTGCTGGGGGGCGGGGTCGGGGGGGCGCAGGCCCTGCTGGGCTCGCTGGGTATGGCTGCCAGCCCGGCGGAGCTGGCCCAGGCCCAGGAGGTCGTGGCCCAGGCTACCCCTCCACAGGGCCAGCCGCTGGTAGACCCCAACGATCCGGCCATCGAGGCTGAGATGATCGAGTACCAGGCCCGCGGCTTTACCCACATGGCTTACCGGGTCAGGCCTAAAGGGGTCACGGCGGCTCCGGGCATCCTGGTGATCCACGAGAACCGGGGGTTGCAGCCCCACATCCAAGACGTCGCTCGCAGGGTCGCCAAGGCAGGCTATATTGCCCTCGCTCCCGACCTCGTCTCCAGGATCGGGGGAACGGCCCGGATCACCGACACCGCGCAGATCTCCAGCTTCTTGGCCCAGACCTCTGGCGATGAGCACGTCGCCAACTTGCTCGAGGCCCTCAAGGTGCTCAAGGCCACCCCGGGAGTCCAGGCCGATCGGCTGGGGGTGGTGGGCTTCTGCTTCGGCGGCGGCCTCACCTGGCGGCTGGCCACCGAAGCGCCCGAACTCAAGGCCGCGGTGCCCTTCTACGGCCCGGCCCCCGACCTGGCCAAGGTGCCGGGCATCAAAGCGGCAGTGCTGGGCATCTACGGGGGTAACGACACCCGCATCAACGCGGGGATTCCTGCGCTCGAGGAAGCCCTCAAGAAGGCCAACATCCGCTACCAGATCAAGATCTATGAGGGAGCCAACCACGCCTTCCACAACGATACGGGGGCCAACTACAAGAAGGACGCCGCCGAAGATGCCTGGCGCATGACGCTCGAGTGGTTCAAAACTTACCTCTAG
- a CDS encoding ABC transporter substrate-binding protein, whose amino-acid sequence MKKWVFVVAALLLSLAQAEKLRVGLGYLPDVQFAPFYAGVVEGIYGKKGLEIEFQHGFASELYPLLAQGKLDFVVADAEDVIALRAQGIPLKYVMALYQSVPNALFSLAEKNIKSVRDLKGKTIGMPGMFGVSLTSLQAILRAAGLKESDVRIVNIGFTQAEAVVQKRVDVAMGFINNEPVFLQSQGVKLNVIPAGPYNRSPGNGIISTDRVLENADLARRFLSASQEAMAFTISNPRKAFEAAKKYVQNLDEVRYAVLTTSIRLYESPYSRQMGLGFSNPQAWASSLSLLKATGRVNTTLPASEFYTNAFLTPNLQARK is encoded by the coding sequence ATGAAAAAGTGGGTTTTCGTCGTCGCTGCGCTACTGCTCTCGCTGGCTCAAGCCGAGAAGTTGCGGGTGGGGTTGGGCTACCTACCCGACGTGCAATTTGCACCGTTCTACGCGGGGGTGGTGGAGGGGATTTACGGGAAGAAGGGCCTCGAGATCGAGTTCCAGCACGGTTTTGCCAGCGAGCTTTACCCTCTGCTCGCGCAGGGCAAGCTCGACTTCGTGGTCGCCGACGCCGAGGACGTGATCGCGCTGCGGGCGCAGGGCATCCCGCTGAAGTACGTCATGGCGCTCTACCAGTCGGTGCCCAACGCCCTGTTCTCGCTGGCCGAGAAGAACATCAAGTCGGTGCGTGACCTCAAGGGCAAGACCATCGGCATGCCGGGGATGTTCGGGGTTTCGCTGACCTCGCTCCAGGCCATCCTGCGGGCAGCCGGGCTCAAGGAAAGCGACGTGAGGATCGTCAACATCGGCTTTACCCAGGCCGAAGCGGTGGTGCAGAAGCGGGTGGACGTGGCCATGGGCTTCATCAACAACGAGCCGGTCTTCCTGCAGAGCCAGGGGGTCAAGCTCAACGTGATCCCCGCCGGGCCCTACAACCGCTCGCCGGGCAACGGCATCATCAGCACAGATAGGGTGCTCGAGAACGCCGACCTCGCCCGACGCTTCCTTAGCGCCTCGCAGGAGGCCATGGCCTTCACCATCAGCAACCCGCGCAAGGCTTTCGAAGCCGCCAAAAAGTACGTGCAGAACCTCGACGAGGTGCGCTATGCGGTGCTCACCACCTCCATCCGGCTCTACGAATCGCCCTACAGCCGCCAGATGGGGCTAGGCTTCTCCAACCCCCAGGCCTGGGCCAGCAGCCTGAGCCTGCTCAAGGCCACCGGGCGCGTGAACACCACCCTCCCGGCGAGCGAGTTTTACACCAACGCCTTCCTGACGCCCAATTTGCAAGCGAGAAAGTAG
- the hisB gene encoding imidazoleglycerol-phosphate dehydratase HisB, with product MRSATVERATAETWIRLTLGLDGPVEGRIATGLPFFDHMLAAFQRHGRFHLVLEAKGDLEVEPHHLVEDTGIVLGQALKQAIGEGRGLERYGEASVPMDETLVQAVLDLSGRPHLAFAPEELAIDGSPGGMSAYHLREFLRGLCNHAGMTLHLRLLAGREAHHVLEASFKALARALYTATRLTRDDLPSTKEAL from the coding sequence ATGCGTAGCGCGACGGTCGAGCGGGCCACCGCCGAGACCTGGATCCGGCTCACCCTGGGCCTCGATGGTCCCGTGGAGGGCAGGATCGCCACGGGGCTGCCCTTCTTCGACCACATGCTCGCCGCCTTCCAGCGCCACGGACGCTTCCACCTGGTGTTGGAGGCCAAGGGAGACCTCGAGGTCGAGCCCCACCACCTCGTCGAGGACACCGGCATCGTGTTGGGACAGGCGCTGAAGCAGGCTATCGGCGAGGGGCGGGGGCTCGAGCGCTACGGCGAGGCCAGCGTGCCCATGGATGAGACGCTGGTGCAGGCCGTGCTCGACCTCTCCGGACGACCCCATCTGGCCTTTGCGCCCGAGGAACTCGCCATTGACGGCTCTCCGGGGGGCATGAGCGCCTACCACCTGCGCGAGTTCCTGCGGGGGCTGTGCAACCACGCGGGTATGACGCTGCACCTGCGCTTGCTGGCGGGTCGGGAAGCCCACCACGTGCTCGAGGCCAGTTTCAAGGCGCTGGCGCGGGCCCTTTACACCGCCACCCGTCTCACCCGAGACGACTTACCCAGCACCAAGGAAGCCCTATGA
- a CDS encoding carbohydrate ABC transporter permease translates to MIRHLFVFTVAFLVGLPFLWMAYAAFIPPEQVFAGEFFGLHFSLANFAVLSRGVFWEGFWGRLLFSVLLSGSVTLLQLFTGFLAAYAIREGARLLPFFLVMLTIPAELLLVPLYGLLQGLGILDTVWALVLPFAASPFIVYLLYQGMKTVPAELLEAARLDGAGNRVILSAILLPLLRPQLIAAGVLSFAAHWNLVLYPRIVAGSEQLKTVQTWITDLQRQNPADWGPLSAAALAATLPLIVVYLIYERRIVETFEEGLKG, encoded by the coding sequence ATGATCCGTCACCTCTTCGTCTTCACCGTGGCCTTCCTGGTGGGCCTGCCCTTTCTCTGGATGGCCTACGCGGCCTTTATCCCGCCTGAGCAGGTCTTCGCCGGGGAGTTCTTCGGCTTGCACTTCAGCCTTGCCAACTTCGCGGTGCTCTCGAGGGGGGTGTTCTGGGAGGGTTTCTGGGGGCGATTGCTGTTTTCGGTGCTGCTGTCGGGGAGCGTCACCCTGCTGCAACTGTTCACCGGATTCCTGGCGGCCTACGCCATCCGGGAGGGGGCGCGGCTGCTGCCCTTCTTCCTGGTGATGCTGACCATCCCCGCCGAATTGCTGCTGGTACCGCTGTATGGACTGCTGCAGGGGCTGGGCATCTTGGATACGGTGTGGGCGTTGGTGCTGCCCTTCGCGGCCAGCCCCTTCATCGTCTACCTGCTCTACCAGGGCATGAAGACCGTACCGGCGGAGCTGCTCGAGGCCGCCCGACTGGACGGGGCGGGCAACCGGGTGATCCTGAGCGCGATCCTGCTGCCCCTGCTGCGGCCCCAGCTCATCGCCGCCGGGGTGCTGAGCTTCGCCGCCCACTGGAACCTAGTACTCTACCCTCGCATCGTGGCCGGGAGTGAGCAGCTCAAGACAGTCCAGACCTGGATCACCGACCTCCAGCGGCAGAACCCCGCCGACTGGGGGCCCCTCTCGGCGGCGGCGCTGGCGGCCACCCTTCCCCTCATCGTGGTCTACCTGATCTACGAACGGCGCATCGTGGAGACCTTCGAGGAAGGGCTCAAGGGTTGA
- a CDS encoding carbohydrate ABC transporter permease, with protein MRFRFNPAHLFALPAAGLLVLFLLYPFLDVLRFSTWDWSGLSEPKPVGLQNYRDILSDPDFGRSLVTTLVLALLTLPPFIVLSVLLALALDGQRYERAIKALLFLPGLVTLGGASVAWYTLFSPEYGALASLLPIPRWDQEVFWALVLIALFTLWRHIGYGVLVVSARLKGIPRALLEAAAVDGASPAEAFRYITLPLLRPAITFLVVIGTVLSLQSYSAVFLLTRGGPFGGTRVLGYYLYETGFENFRLGYAAAVTVIILLLTLFFALAQARLLRGGEHE; from the coding sequence ATGAGATTTCGTTTTAATCCAGCGCACCTCTTTGCCCTGCCCGCGGCAGGGCTTTTGGTGCTGTTTTTGCTCTATCCCTTCCTGGACGTGCTGCGCTTTTCGACGTGGGATTGGTCGGGGCTCTCTGAGCCCAAACCGGTGGGGCTGCAAAACTACCGCGACATCCTCAGCGATCCCGACTTCGGGCGCAGCCTGGTGACCACGCTGGTGCTGGCCCTGCTGACCCTGCCACCCTTCATCGTCCTCTCGGTGCTGCTGGCTCTGGCGCTCGACGGCCAGCGCTACGAGCGGGCCATCAAGGCGCTACTGTTTCTGCCGGGCTTGGTCACGCTAGGCGGGGCTTCGGTGGCCTGGTATACGCTGTTCTCGCCGGAGTACGGGGCGCTGGCCAGCTTGCTTCCCATCCCGCGTTGGGACCAGGAGGTGTTCTGGGCGCTGGTGCTGATCGCGCTGTTCACCCTTTGGCGACACATCGGCTACGGGGTGCTGGTGGTCTCAGCGCGCTTGAAGGGCATCCCCAGGGCCCTGCTCGAGGCCGCCGCCGTGGACGGGGCCTCGCCCGCCGAGGCCTTTCGCTACATCACCCTGCCCCTGCTGCGCCCGGCCATCACCTTCTTGGTGGTCATCGGCACGGTGCTTTCCTTGCAGTCCTACAGCGCGGTGTTCCTGCTGACGCGGGGTGGTCCCTTTGGGGGAACGCGGGTACTGGGCTACTACCTCTACGAAACCGGCTTCGAGAACTTCCGCCTGGGCTACGCTGCGGCTGTAACGGTGATCATCCTGCTCCTGACGTTGTTCTTCGCCCTGGCCCAGGCCCGGCTGCTGCGCGGGGGGGAGCATGAGTAG